A single region of the Pirellulaceae bacterium genome encodes:
- a CDS encoding DUF1552 domain-containing protein has product MTITSRRSFLRGIGGVALALPWMETLATASSTGSVLQRMAHFYVPIGVVRRGFFPGEADHVIPKGNLGNVMKSLGKQDPFFRAESLQQFTPTMQPLEEFKQKINLITGMDRTFQQGTDVHAQCASCYLSSAEPYTIDGTAWPLDRTLDHLVADQIGGQTPFRTLEFSCNSHQDNKESIYFDNISWFGTGHLAPSIRDPREMYRRLFSTREIENYRDVTDLVLEDARSMKQQLSYPDRQKFSEYFDSVRSIEKQMDRLEAMKADLAKVEFEEPVEAHLPRGEYIRLMGDLMIVALQTGLTNVTTFMVGPERWDTPYMYESLFDKPRSHHHMSHNQTKMIDDLLKVDRFHMDQYVYLLKKMDQIEEADGTSLLDNTLFTYGSGLGDGSTHQYNDLPIIVAGGGSRVQAGQHINMPEGTPLANLWLTQARLMGVKMDRFADSTGVVKPMLAAS; this is encoded by the coding sequence ATGACGATCACATCACGAAGAAGCTTTTTGCGAGGGATCGGCGGCGTGGCCTTAGCGTTGCCCTGGATGGAGACGCTTGCTACCGCCAGTTCGACAGGCAGTGTGCTACAGAGAATGGCACATTTCTACGTGCCGATTGGTGTCGTGCGACGTGGATTCTTTCCTGGAGAGGCAGATCACGTAATTCCAAAAGGGAATTTGGGAAACGTGATGAAGTCGCTTGGAAAGCAAGATCCCTTTTTTCGCGCCGAGTCGCTCCAACAATTTACGCCTACAATGCAGCCGCTAGAGGAGTTTAAGCAGAAGATCAATCTGATCACTGGAATGGATCGGACGTTTCAGCAAGGGACCGACGTACACGCACAATGTGCATCCTGTTATCTGAGTAGTGCCGAACCTTATACGATCGACGGAACGGCTTGGCCGTTGGATCGGACGCTTGATCATCTCGTGGCGGATCAAATAGGCGGTCAGACCCCGTTTCGGACACTTGAATTCAGCTGTAATAGTCACCAGGACAACAAGGAATCGATTTACTTCGATAATATTTCCTGGTTTGGAACCGGGCATCTGGCACCCTCGATTCGCGATCCTCGTGAAATGTATCGCCGATTGTTTTCAACACGCGAAATCGAGAATTATCGCGACGTGACCGATTTGGTGTTGGAAGATGCAAGGTCAATGAAACAGCAGTTGAGTTATCCTGATCGACAAAAGTTTTCCGAGTACTTTGACTCCGTACGCTCCATTGAAAAACAAATGGATCGGCTTGAGGCGATGAAGGCCGATCTCGCCAAAGTCGAATTTGAAGAGCCGGTTGAAGCCCACCTGCCACGAGGTGAGTACATTCGTCTCATGGGTGATCTGATGATCGTGGCTTTGCAAACTGGACTTACCAACGTGACGACGTTTATGGTGGGGCCCGAACGTTGGGATACACCCTACATGTATGAGTCACTCTTTGATAAACCACGTAGCCATCATCATATGTCCCACAATCAAACCAAAATGATTGACGATCTGTTGAAAGTCGATCGATTTCATATGGATCAGTATGTCTATCTTCTAAAAAAGATGGATCAAATTGAAGAGGCGGATGGAACCTCTTTACTTGACAATACGCTGTTCACCTATGGTTCCGGCCTAGGAGATGGCTCCACCCATCAATACAACGACTTGCCGATCATCGTTGCCGGTGGAGGCAGCCGGGTTCAAGCGGGGCAACACATCAATATGCCGGAAGGCACTCCCTTGGCAAACCTGTGGCTGACGCAGGCACGACTGATGGGAGTGAAGATGGACCGCTTTGCGGATAGCACCGGAGTGGTCAAGCCGATGCTGGCGGCAAGCTGA
- a CDS encoding FAD-dependent monooxygenase, giving the protein MPHDIEVLISGAGPVGLALAAQLESMGITFMIIERRLERSDKSKALVIWGRSLELLDLCMDANQFLQIGRPVRKATLFDEGKPFASIDFEGTDGKFGTGVLLAQNKTEQLLEQHLLDREQAIRRGVELVSFQQQANGVQCEISDQAGNCEQIHARYLAGCDGAHSLVRHNLNLSFPGRKQNQRWILADVKAEGNLPESEVAAFWSRAGAIILFHFEQDTWRVVGEEALTDPDAEPVDPTLEEIQQMLNQRGAGDIKISNPTWLSEFRINERKVDQYGIGGAFLAGDAAHVHSPAGGQGMNTGIQDACNLAWKLAWSQRASLTNTLLESYSLERSKVGDKVVETTSRVTKMVTTESRVLQLLRNNLAKIALQFQWTQELARQNMAEFTVAYPDSPIAGKDQRRDHLGTRRGDRVRDISWQTPDGKSDTLYSKLAGGHAVVLSWNASNKLAEQLRSELEPKLQSSILAIDLADETHANGSGQGITDQESIGKLGLSASGLLVVRPDGYLAAAGSVQDTDILAAWLHTFC; this is encoded by the coding sequence ATGCCCCATGACATTGAAGTTTTGATTTCCGGCGCAGGACCAGTTGGCTTGGCTCTTGCGGCGCAACTTGAAAGCATGGGAATCACGTTCATGATCATTGAGCGTCGTCTCGAGAGATCGGACAAATCAAAAGCGCTTGTTATCTGGGGAAGATCGCTCGAATTACTTGATCTATGTATGGACGCTAATCAATTCCTGCAAATCGGCAGGCCTGTTCGCAAAGCAACTCTGTTTGACGAAGGCAAGCCATTTGCTTCGATTGATTTCGAAGGAACCGATGGCAAGTTTGGCACCGGCGTCTTGCTGGCGCAAAACAAAACCGAACAATTGTTAGAGCAACATTTGCTTGACCGAGAGCAAGCGATCAGACGGGGCGTCGAACTGGTATCGTTTCAACAACAGGCCAACGGAGTCCAATGCGAGATTAGCGACCAAGCCGGAAATTGCGAACAGATCCATGCGAGGTACCTTGCCGGTTGCGATGGCGCGCATAGCCTCGTTCGGCACAATCTGAATCTATCATTTCCCGGTAGAAAACAAAATCAACGTTGGATACTCGCCGATGTAAAGGCAGAAGGCAACCTGCCCGAATCCGAAGTGGCAGCTTTCTGGAGTCGAGCGGGAGCGATCATTCTGTTTCACTTCGAGCAAGACACGTGGCGAGTGGTTGGCGAAGAAGCACTTACGGATCCAGACGCGGAGCCAGTCGACCCGACTCTGGAAGAAATCCAACAAATGCTTAATCAGCGAGGGGCCGGGGACATCAAAATTTCGAACCCTACATGGCTCTCAGAATTCCGAATCAATGAGCGAAAAGTGGACCAATATGGAATCGGCGGCGCTTTCCTTGCGGGCGATGCGGCTCACGTTCACAGCCCGGCTGGCGGCCAAGGGATGAACACCGGCATTCAAGATGCTTGCAACCTCGCCTGGAAACTAGCTTGGTCACAACGAGCCTCTCTCACAAACACGTTACTTGAAAGCTATTCGCTTGAACGAAGCAAAGTCGGTGACAAAGTGGTGGAGACAACGTCGCGTGTTACCAAAATGGTAACGACTGAATCACGAGTCCTGCAGTTGTTACGGAACAACCTGGCTAAGATTGCCCTGCAATTTCAGTGGACGCAAGAACTAGCGAGGCAGAACATGGCCGAATTCACCGTGGCCTACCCCGACAGTCCGATTGCAGGAAAAGATCAACGACGAGATCATCTTGGCACCCGGCGAGGTGACCGCGTACGTGACATTAGCTGGCAAACCCCAGACGGTAAATCCGACACGCTGTACAGTAAGCTAGCCGGCGGGCATGCGGTCGTGCTTAGCTGGAATGCCTCCAACAAACTGGCAGAACAACTTCGCAGTGAGCTGGAACCTAAGCTTCAATCGTCGATCCTTGCCATCGATTTGGCGGATGAAACTCACGCGAACGGCAGCGGACAGGGGATCACCGATCAAGAGTCGATCGGCAAACTGGGATTGTCCGCATCAGGCCTCCTGGTCGTCCGCCCGGACGGCTATCTGGCAGCCGCAGGATCCGTGCAAGACACCGATATCCTCGCAGCTTGGCTCCACACCTTCTGTTAG